One window of Chamaesiphon minutus PCC 6605 genomic DNA carries:
- a CDS encoding salicylate synthase — protein MFSTDTQPLVYHELFVPETKDPQSLLQNLLDIGLFSSYMLYEGDGQTRIAGNTLASIAVSTDTVTLDYLGEIESRSLAEPLGTRIVGDPLQQVEKMLASLPIENWTAYGYVGFDMARFYSSYSKAIEQPLLYFSIPETELQITDKGIRIKSVKSLTKIIEALAIESPLRNYTATPPTLDFADREDYQTKVSEMVEAIQAGHLHKAIIARSVKVKGQMDLLGTYRLGTESNNSARSYCFQFDDVSAVGFSPEILMTVDADRFAITNPLAGTRPRSENLERDEQLNRELFTDAKEVKEHALSIWLAQDEITSLCVPETVRVFDFMEVKQYRCVQHLSSRVGGELQPDKTLWDALKVLFPGITVSGINKRSALEWIDRLETEPRGLYAGGIGWIDSRGTADLAIAIRSAYQYGDTIHFNAGAGIVAESVPENEYVESVNKMNTMLTNLVLKSE, from the coding sequence ATGTTTTCCACCGACACTCAGCCGCTCGTTTACCATGAATTATTCGTCCCAGAAACCAAAGATCCGCAATCTTTATTACAAAATTTGTTAGATATTGGTTTATTTTCCAGTTATATGCTCTACGAGGGCGATGGGCAGACGCGGATTGCGGGGAATACCTTAGCCAGTATTGCGGTGAGTACTGATACTGTAACCTTAGATTATTTAGGTGAAATCGAGTCGCGATCGTTGGCGGAGCCTCTCGGAACGAGAATTGTTGGCGATCCGCTCCAGCAGGTAGAGAAGATGCTGGCATCATTACCGATCGAAAATTGGACGGCGTATGGCTATGTGGGTTTCGATATGGCGCGGTTTTATTCGAGTTATAGTAAGGCGATCGAGCAACCCTTATTATATTTTTCGATTCCTGAAACCGAACTCCAGATTACCGATAAAGGGATTCGGATTAAAAGTGTCAAATCTCTAACTAAAATTATCGAAGCTCTAGCGATCGAGTCTCCATTGCGGAATTATACCGCCACCCCACCCACTCTGGATTTTGCCGATCGCGAAGATTATCAAACCAAAGTGAGCGAAATGGTAGAGGCAATTCAAGCCGGACATTTGCACAAAGCTATTATCGCTCGATCGGTCAAAGTTAAGGGACAGATGGATCTGTTGGGTACCTATCGTCTGGGGACTGAGAGTAATAATTCAGCGCGATCGTATTGTTTCCAATTCGATGATGTCAGCGCGGTGGGTTTCAGCCCTGAGATTTTGATGACGGTGGATGCGGATCGATTTGCAATTACCAACCCACTCGCGGGAACTCGTCCCCGATCTGAAAATCTGGAGCGAGACGAGCAGTTAAATCGCGAGTTATTTACCGATGCCAAAGAGGTAAAAGAACATGCCCTCTCGATCTGGCTGGCTCAAGATGAAATAACTTCGCTCTGTGTGCCGGAAACCGTGCGGGTGTTTGATTTTATGGAGGTCAAGCAATACCGCTGCGTCCAACATCTGTCTTCTCGCGTTGGTGGGGAACTGCAACCCGATAAGACACTTTGGGATGCGTTGAAGGTGTTATTCCCTGGGATTACGGTTTCGGGCATTAATAAACGATCGGCATTGGAGTGGATCGATCGCTTGGAAACGGAACCACGGGGGCTATATGCGGGCGGGATTGGCTGGATCGATAGTCGCGGTACGGCGGATCTGGCGATCGCGATTCGATCGGCTTATCAGTACGGTGACACGATTCATTTCAATGCTGGTGCGGGGATTGTGGCTGAGTCGGTACCAGAAAATGAGTATGTGGAGTCGGTGAATAAGATGAATACGATGTTGACAAATTTGGTGTTGAAATCGGAGTAG